The sequence TTTTCCTCGATAGGCAATCAGCCAGTTGCACCCGAATATTATGGATATTATTCATTGAAAAACAATAAAGTTTCTTGAGGTTAATTcagaagaaaataaagaaagagattCGATTAGTGTCTACAAACTGATGAATAAATTTGATAGCTTTTTGAAATCAATCTTGATCAAATGTCATATATGCGATCAGTGGCACCTGACCTTCCAAAATTTAAGCAATGTCTACGTTTCATGTATAAACCGGAGAAAAGATGTTTGCTTTAACAACTTGCCTATTTGGAACAAGAACATGTTCATGTTTTCacttaaaatgagaaaatatgaACTCGTGCAAATTAAGAAAACGGAAAAAAGAAACTGTTAAACCACATTTTATATGACATAGTTATCTTGAATCTTGATTCTTTGGGTATTTGTACTGTACAGCCATCTCGTCCACCGATTGTGATTCACGAAAGATTATATTACACCAGCCTTTCTTGAAGTTTGTCAAATTAAGCAAAGTGCTACCTCTAGTTTTACGAGTTTACCACTCTTCAATTTTAACATGCTCATATATAAGCATTTTAGCTTTGAGGCATTAATATCACAAAGTATATATACTGCAAACACCCAAATTTGTCATTGTGAAATTTTATAGATCCAAATGAGATATTGTCTTCACAGTCGAATTAAGCATAggcaaaaatcaaaataaaggaaaaaaacttGATAGTCTTGAATAGGGAGGTCATTGTAGATCTTTAAAATTACTACAAGGGATGTCTTCGTTTTATGACAAACCATAAGGGACCATAGAAAAATTAGCCATTTGCAAAAGTATATGTGTGCAGGCCAATATACATcatttctaaaataaaaaattatctcTTTCAAAAGAATCTGATTCGATGTAGctcaatttggataattttgGAATCCTATTAATACATTCCAAGCAACTCGATTTCGATAATTTTGGAATCCTATTAATACAACGATCCCTTTAGTTTAGCACATTGTTAATCACTTTACTGCGAAGAACTATAAGCTCTAAAGATTTCAAATTACTATTCAAAGTTGCAAACCATTGACCATCAGGAGATCCACCCGCGTTGAAAAAATCCATCCTATATCTGCCATTCTAATTAACCGTTTTTAGTTAATATAAGGTTGATGTTTTGACCAGATTAGGAGATCAAGAAGGGAGAGATGGTGGGATAGAGAAAGGGAAGAACGGTAACCGAAGTTATGGCCACAACTGTACCACAACACTCGAGTCTCTTACGAACCACGAACATAAATTTTGGTAACTAACGGTGCCAAACTCCTTGTCACCACTATAAAAAAGCTACAACTGTTGTTAAGATTACACTATTCAAATAAAACAAACGCAAAtagtgggaaaaaaaaagaaaaaaaaaagaagagcaaaAGATGGCAAGAGCATTAGACATCATATTGTTGTGTTCATGGCTGTTCTTTACATGCATTGCCCAGGCCCAAACTGGACCTATTGATGTCACTCAACTTGGCGCAAAACCAGATGGCAGTGCTGACATGAGTCAGGTAATTAATCTTAATCTTAATGCAGAAGCTACATACATCGAAATTGATTTGGTTGATTGATCAGTTCACCAAAATTTGGAGAAAAGTTCGTGATTTGTCGAAAGCATTGTCCCCATTGAAATAAACAATTGGGCTCTAAAAGATTTGCCATTATTGCAGGTTTTGGCGGATGCTTGGAAACAAGCATGTAATTCTACAACAGCATCTACAATTTTGATTCCAAATGGCACATTTTTATTGAAAGAAGCGAACCTTGAAGGTCCTTGCAAAGCTCCCGTTGAGATTCAAATACAAGGCACCATCAAAGCACCTGAAGATCCTGCACAAATAAGCAAGGATAAGGAATGGATGACAATTATATACGTTGACCAATTGACACTCTCCGGAGGTGGTACCTTGGATGGCCAAGGAGCCAAAGCTTGGACCCAAAATGAATGTCGTGTAAAAACCGAATGCAGCAAACTTCCAAATGTGAGCCAGCTTTTACAACATTGAATACATACCTATGAATGTTTTGCCAACGATACACGAGTTCAATTAGTAATCTGATTGTTGTGCCTTTTTTAACTTGAAATTGCAGACTTTGAGCTTGAATTTCGTCAACAACACTGTCATCCGCGACCTAACTTCTTTGAACAGCAAACTGTTTCACGTGAATCTTTTCGGATGCAACAATATAACATTCCAACACTTCACAATCACAGCACCTGGGGACAGTCCCAACACTGATGGTATTCACATTGGACATTCCACTGGAGTAGTCATCACGGATTCAAACATAGGAACCGGGGACGATTGCATCTCAATTGGCGATGGTGCCAAACAAGTTAACATAAGCAAAGTGACATGTGGACCTGGCCATGGAATCAGTGTTGGAAGTCTTGGAAGGTATGACAATGAACTGCCTGTTGAGGGTATCTTTGTTACCGACTGCACCATCTCCGGTACTTTAAATGGTGTAAGAGTAAAGAGCTGGCCAGCTTCTAAAAGTGGCAGTGCCACCAATATGCACTTTGAAGGTATTATCATGCAAAATGTCAGCAATCCAGTGATCATTGATCAAGAATATTGCCCAAACAACCAATGCACAAACACTGTAAGTTAAAAAACATGCATGCTAAGACAATCAAATTCTAAACTGCATTTCTTTTCGAGCtaatttttttctctcctcGTTCTTTTGATTTACAGGCCCCATCAAGTGTTAAGATTGCTCAGGTCAGCTTCAAGAACATCACTGGCACTTCAGCAACACCAGCTGTTGTGACTCTTCTTTGCAGTAAGAGTATCCCATGCGAGGGTGTAGAGGTTGCTGACATTGACTTGGCATACAATGGCAATCAAGGGAATGTGTCAAGCAATTGTGCCAATGTGAAGCCAGCTCTGAGTGGTAAGCTGAACCCTCCAATCTGCGCCAATGCTACCGTTCCGGCTCAGGCTGCTTAGATTCCCGCAAGCGTAGGAACGAgttcgaaatttttttttctccttttttttctttccccctTTCTGACAAATAGATTTCAGgtcttattattttttgaatCCATTCAAGAAGTAATTTTGTTAGATGAATCCATACTATGTATGAAAATATCATTAGTTTTGATACttttgaaaacaaataaaatagtCTCAATTTTTGTCGTATTCTAATACCCTTCATCTTATAattatgtttgttgtttttCAATTAATTGTATCAACTGTTACAAAGACGAAATTCTCCTTTACAAACAGGAAATTTAACTTGTAATGGTCATTAAATTACCACACTCCCAACTAAAACTTTTATCTACATTACACTTCATCATTAGTTATGTCACATATCAAACTTTCTTATTTATTGTCAATATCCCTGTTAAAAAAGTACTTGCGGGAGAAGGAACGTTTTGCTTGTTCTTTGTGTTGCAGTGTActtaaaattaaggaaaaagaatagagaaaaaagagagaaaatcaaCTATCTCTGCCAATGAAGTTTAAACTAATGACAATAAACCGCTGTAGTCAAGAACAATCAGATATATAGGATTACTTGCAACCCATTGTTAATAAACACTACACCCAAAAGAATGCATATTGCTCATGTTCAAACAAAATGCATCTATTCAAGTAAAAAAACATTGCATCTTACTTCATATTAAGCAAATTTATTGCAATGCTAATgaactttttattttctatcctcTCATCTCTCCCCATATCTTTTTTGTCCCCAACTATCAGTCTCTAGATTCGACTTGAAGCCTTCCCATAATCATTGGGTCAACTTTAGTGATTGCAACATTATCGAACTTTTTCTCGCATAATAAGAAATAATAACCAAGATAAGCATGCATACAACTTCTACGCAAAGAATTACTTCCCCTTGGCAAAAAAAATTCAGGCCACCAAGTCCAAAGAAAAACATAAAGTGTTTGTTCATCTACTTTCACATGTACAAAGTTAACCCAATAACTGAACTCTCACAACTTGTGTGTCATTTACTATCAAGTTGAACAACGCACAGGTCTGGTAGGTAAATGAGTTTGCTGGGTGGGCAGTGGAGAAGGATTAAGTGGGTGGCGCAGTATAAAAAATGACATGGAATGACACAAATCCAAAAAGCCAATTCTTTTATACTAATGACCTTCCATAGATTAATGATACAAATTAAGCCATTGATATAAACTCCATTGTTATTCCTGCCCTTTGATGTGCATAATCGTTTTACCCACTTAACAGTACTGCTTTGTAGATAGAAATATCGTAGTGTAATTATTAAGCATAATAATATTATGAGTGTACAATAACATTGGTAAAAAATGACAGTGTCATAGAGTTGGAGTTATAAATAATCTAAAAaccataaaaagaaaaaatagcatGAAGAATACCAAACTTAaataaagttttcaaaaagaaaattggtcgaagaaaatgaaaaatatagaAATTCTGTCTCATAAAGTCGACAATGTAAatttaatatatgtatatatatatatataacatgtTGTATTTTGAGATAATATAATCTTATCCAGATGGATTAGGAATAAACTAATTACTTTACCAACAATTTAGGAGTACCTATATTCACAACAGATCATCGGCTAAGAAAACAATAAGCATGCCCATTTTATGTTTTGGAAATAAATTAGCACcatacaaacaaattcacatgTATGTCCACCCagaatttttttgctttttccagATGAGATTACTAGTATTAGTGATTGTACACAAATTAGGATATATTACTGTGCGCTTAGGTAATTGTTGGAATGATTATTTATTTTGGTCCAAGATTTAGATAAAGCTGCCTAAAATCGACCAATAACCCAGCTGCACTCATCATAAATACAAGTATAATGACACTAACGTCATGGAGTAAAACTTGTCTCTGTTCTTAAACCTATTCGACCCCAACACTTCTATAACGAAAATGCTGCTTCCAATTCCAaattgagcatcaaaaattGGGACAAAGATTACGAAAAGAGAAAATAGCATGCCGGATGGGGAGTTGGATTTTTGGTACTGATAACTACCAATTTtccaaaataatatttttttttttttaaaaaaagcaaaagtggTACTCTGCCATATCTATTTCTTCTTCTACCGTCCTTgcacataattttttttagccAAAATATGTGACAccacattaattttttttaacattccAGTCCCTCGGGACTGAAATGCACAATGCTAAAAGATGTAAGAGTATCGCTGCAcatgattttgaatttttttttgttttgaattgtTCGTGTAGTCTCAATTTAATTCTTTTAGCACATCCTGGGCCTTATACCAGTGCAACCAGACTACTTGTTTTCCTAACATTTAACAGTGTGCAATCTTTTCAATAGTTTGGCCGAAAACTATCTTCTTATAAAAGCATTGTACACATTGGCAGAATCTCAATTATTTTTTAGATTTCTCAAGCAACACATATACTTGACTTTCTTCAAACTCATACAACACATCTCTCTCCAATAGATACAAAAAAGCTTGTCCCCAAGTAggttcatatttttttttaatgatatgTACTATTAAGTTGTGGACAGATATATTTCATATAATTTTCCTATGAAGCACAAACGATAGTAATGATTTTACAcacatacaaaaaattttccaatgacaAGTATAAATTACAAGTGAAGTATTTCAAATTATCAATTGTTTTTCCCTTTTGGACACCAAAAGCATAGGATATATTACTCCAAGTAAAGATgcttgaaattttcttattcttctttGGATCAGAATCATAATCATTCCAAGTGTAACCGcactcaaaatttaaaaaaaactatCAATGTGTAGCCACACATGATATATGTAGCTACACTATTcctatttttttgtttgacatttTGCATTCTACTCCCTTGGGACTagaatgtaaaaaaaaaaaatatgtcaCCGTACAAGTgttggtttaaaaaaaatttagaaacaaataaaatttagCCGGTCGCCGTACATGAGATATGCGGTCCCCATGTACAGCGATGCTACAACATGAGACGAATGTGATAGATCCCGAcaaatacctttttttttaccattatTTGTAGAAATTTTCCTCGATAGGCAATCAGCCAGTTGCACCCGAATATTATGGATATTATTCATTGAAAAACAATAAAGTTTCTTGAGGTTAATTcagaagaaaataaagaaagagattCGATTAGTGTCTACAAACTGATGAATAAATTTGATAGCTTTTTGAAATCAATCTTGATCAAATGTCATATATGCGATCAGTGGCACCTGACCTTCCAAAATTTAAGCAATGTCTACGTTTCATGTATAAACCGGAGAAAAGATGTTTGCTTTAACAACTTGCCTATTTGGAACAAGAACATGTTCATGTTTTCacttaaaatgagaaaatatgaACTCGTGCAAATTAAGAAAACGGAAAAAAGAAACTGTTAAACCACATTTTATATGACATAGTTATCTTGAATCTTGATTCTTTGGGTATTTGTACTGTACAGCCATCTCGTCCACCGATTGTGATTCACGAAAGATTATATTACACCAGCCTTTCTTGAAGTTTGTCAAATTAAGCAAAGTGCTACCTCTAGTTTTACGAGTTTACCACTCTTCAATTTTAACATGCTCATATATAAGCATTTTAGCTTTGAGGCATTAATATCACAAAGTATATATACTGCAAACACCCAAATTTGTCATTGTGAAATTTTATAGATCCAAATGAGATATTGTCTTCACAGTCGAATTAAGCATAggcaaaaatcaaaataaaggaaaaaaacttGATAGTCTTGAATAGGGAGGTCATTGTAGATCTTTAAAATTACTACAAGGGATGTCTTCGTTTTATGACAAACCATAAGGGACCATAGAAAAATTAGCCATTTGCAAAAGTATATGTGTGCAGGCCAATATACATcatttctaaaataaaaaattatctcTTTCAAAAGAATCTGATTCGATGTAGctcaatttggataattttgGAATCCTATTAATACATTCAAATTACTATTCAAAGTTGCAAACCATTGACCATCAGGAGATCCACCCGCGTTGAAAAAATCCATCCTATATCTGCCATTCTAATTAACCGTTTTTAGTTAATATAAGGTTGATGTTTTGACCAGATTAGGAGATCAAGAAGGGAGAGATGGTGGGATAGAGAAAGGGAAGAACGGTAACCGAAGTTATGGCCACAACTGTACCACAACACTCGAGTCTCTTACGATGTTTTGACCAGATTAGGAGATCAAGAAGGGAGAGATGGTGGGATAGAGAAAGGGAAGAACGGTAACCGAAGTTATGGCCACAACTGTACCACAACACTCGAGTCTCTTACGAACCACGAACATAAATTTTGGTAACTAACGGTGCCAAACTCCTTGTCACCACTATAAAAAAGCTACAACTGTTGTTAAGATTACACTATTCAAATAAAACAAACGCAAAtagtgggaaaaaaaaagaaaaaaaaaagaagagcaaaAGATGGCAAGAGCATTAGACATCATATTGTTGTGTTCATGGCTGTTCTTTACATGCATTGCCCAGGCCCAAACTGGACCTATTGATGTCACTCAACTTGGCGCAAAACCAGATGGCAGTGCTGACATGAGTCAGGTAATTAATCTTAATCTTAATGCAGAAGCTACATACATCGAAATTGATTTGGTTGATTGATCAGTTCACCAAAATTTGGAGAAAAGTTCGTGATTTGTCGAAAGCATTGTCCCCATTGAAATAAACAATTGGGCTCTAAAAGATTTGCCATTATTGCAGGTTTTGGCGGATGCTTGGAAACAAGCATGTAATTCTACAACAGCATCTACAATTTTGATTCCAAAGGGCACATTTTTATTGAAAGAAGCGAACCTTGAAGGTCCTTGCAAAGCTCCCGTTGAGATTCAAATACAAGGCACCATCAAAGCACCTGAAGATCCTGCACAAATAAGCAAGGATAAGGAATGGATGACAATTATATACGTTGACCAATTGACACTCTCCGGAGGTGGTACCTTGGATGGCCAAGGAGCCAAAGCTTGGACCCAAAATGAATGTCGTGTAAAAACCGAATGCAGCAAACTTCCAAATGTGAGCCAGCTTTTACAACATTGAATACATACCTATGAATGTTTTGCCAACGATACACGAGTTCAATTAGTAATCTGATTGTTGTGCCTTTTTTAACTTGAAATTGCAGACTTTGAGCTTGAATTTCGTCAACAACACTGTCATCCGCGACCTAACTTCTTTGAACAGCAAACTGTTTCACGTGAATCTTTTCGGATGCAACAATATAACATTCCAACACTTCACAATCACAGCACCTGGGGACAGTCCCAACACTGATGGTATTCACATTGGACATTCCACTGGAGTAGTCATCACGGATTCAAACATAGGAACCGGGGACGATTGCATCTCAATTGGCGATGGTGCCAAACAAGTTAACATAAGCAAAGTGACATGTGGACCTGGCCATGGAATCAGTGTTGGAAGTCTTGGAAGGTATGACAATGAACTGCCTGTTGAGGGTATCTTTGTTACCGACTGCACCATCTCCGGTACTTTAAATGGTGTAAGAGTAAAGAGCTGGCCAGCTTCTAAAAGTGGCAGTGCCACCAATATGCACTTTGAAGGTATTATCATGCAAAATGTCAGCAATCCAGTGATCATTGATCAAGAATATTGCCCAAACAACCAATGCACAAACACTGTAAGTTAAAAAACATGCATGCTAAGACAATCAAATTCTAAACTGCATTTCTTTTCGAGCtaatttttttctctcctcGTTCTTTTGATTTACAGGCCCCATCAAGTGTTAAGATTGCTCAGGTCAGCTTCAAGAACATCACTGGCACTTCAGCAACACCAGCTGTTGTGACTCTTCTTTGCAGTAAGAGTATCCCATGCGAGG comes from Coffea eugenioides isolate CCC68of unplaced genomic scaffold, Ceug_1.0 ScVebR1_474;HRSCAF=1157, whole genome shotgun sequence and encodes:
- the LOC113758311 gene encoding polygalacturonase-like, whose translation is AQTGPIDVTQLGAKPDGSADMSQVLADAWKQACNSTTASTILIPNGTFLLKEANLEGPCKAPVEIQIQGTIKAPEDPAQISKDKEWMTIIYVDQLTLSGGGTLDGQGAKAWTQNECRVKTECSKLPNTLSLNFVNNTVIRDLTSLNSKLFHVNLFGCNNITFQHFTITAPGDSPNTDGIHIGHSTGVVITDSNIGTGDDCISIGDGAKQVNISKVTCGPGHGISVGSLGRYDNELPVEGIFVTDCTISGTLNGVRVKSWPASKSGSATNMHFEGIIMQNVSNPVIIDQEYCPNNQCTNTAPSSVKIAQVSFKNITGTSATPAVVTLLCSKSIPCEGVEVADIDLAYNGNQGNVSSNCANVKPALSGKLNPPICANATVPAQAA
- the LOC113758309 gene encoding polygalacturonase-like; translated protein: MARALDIILLCSWLFFTCIAQAQTGPIDVTQLGAKPDGSADMSQVLADAWKQACNSTTASTILIPKGTFLLKEANLEGPCKAPVEIQIQGTIKAPEDPAQISKDKEWMTIIYVDQLTLSGGGTLDGQGAKAWTQNECRVKTECSKLPNTLSLNFVNNTVIRDLTSLNSKLFHVNLFGCNNITFQHFTITAPGDSPNTDGIHIGHSTGVVITDSNIGTGDDCISIGDGAKQVNISKVTCGPGHGISVGSLGRYDNELPVEGIFVTDCTISGTLNGVRVKSWPASKSGSATNMHFEGIIMQNVSNPVIIDQEYCPNNQCTNTAPSSVKIAQVSFKNITGTSATPAVVTLLCSKSIPCEGVEVADIDLAYNGNQGNVSSNCANVKPALSGKLNPPICANATVPAQAA